In a genomic window of Chengkuizengella sediminis:
- a CDS encoding RNA polymerase sigma factor → MDQLTDEQLVKQIQRGKNEAYRLLVERHKNYIFTLIFQMIGHRETAEDLSQEVFIKLFRTLSSFQGSSKFKTWLYRLTVNLVIDHRRSQKRKSVVAWLDETKDKLLTDSNEEPETKTIIKEKQEMVHQLINELPDKYRIIIYLHHLKEFSCSEIAEIMQLPIKTVETRLYRGKKRLRQKWMEVDSHVQENSKVQSRTV, encoded by the coding sequence ATGGATCAACTAACAGATGAACAGCTTGTAAAACAAATTCAAAGGGGTAAAAATGAAGCTTATCGTTTGTTGGTGGAAAGGCATAAAAATTATATTTTTACGCTTATATTTCAAATGATTGGACATCGTGAAACCGCTGAAGATTTATCTCAAGAAGTGTTTATTAAGTTATTTAGAACACTTTCTTCTTTCCAAGGAAGTTCAAAATTTAAAACTTGGTTATATCGTTTAACTGTGAACCTTGTAATAGATCATCGCAGGTCTCAAAAAAGAAAGTCAGTTGTTGCTTGGCTGGATGAAACTAAGGATAAATTATTAACAGATTCTAATGAAGAACCAGAAACAAAAACGATAATCAAAGAAAAACAGGAAATGGTACATCAACTTATTAACGAGCTACCCGATAAATACCGCATTATTATTTATTTACATCATTTGAAGGAGTTTTCTTGTTCTGAGATAGCTGAAATTATGCAACTCCCAATAAAAACAGTAGAAACTCGATTGTATAGAGGTAAAAAAAGATTAAGGCAAAAGTGGATGGAGGTGGATAGTCATGTTCAGGAAAACTCAAAAGTCCAATCAAGAACAGTTTGA
- a CDS encoding DUF6677 family protein, translating into MEKHELPGDTQPQQEKMDDFIEQRIHQHKQQMNSDSIPFQTTKYKNKFVTGLLAFLLPGMGHFYLGLMQRGVMFMLLLAIDIVFIVSLGMNFEDSNVPLIVLLSFVIPVIYFYNIFDALQTADMINSQGASKDTNVNVRDGKTFGYMLIAAGTLLFIISNKPSWLSIVFDFFGSYLGGIALILAGGLLLFSELKKKNQ; encoded by the coding sequence ATGGAAAAACATGAATTACCTGGGGATACTCAGCCACAACAGGAAAAGATGGACGATTTTATCGAGCAAAGAATACATCAGCATAAACAACAAATGAATTCAGACTCTATTCCTTTCCAAACTACGAAATATAAAAATAAATTTGTAACGGGGTTATTAGCATTTTTATTACCAGGGATGGGGCATTTTTATTTAGGTTTAATGCAAAGAGGGGTTATGTTTATGCTGCTTTTAGCCATAGACATCGTATTCATTGTTTCACTAGGTATGAATTTTGAGGATTCAAATGTTCCTTTGATTGTGTTACTATCTTTTGTTATTCCAGTTATATATTTTTATAATATATTTGATGCTTTGCAAACAGCAGATATGATTAATTCACAAGGTGCTTCAAAGGATACAAATGTGAATGTAAGAGACGGAAAGACATTTGGTTATATGTTAATAGCAGCTGGTACACTACTTTTTATTATCAGCAATAAACCATCTTGGTTGAGTATTGTGTTTGATTTTTTCGGTTCCTATTTAGGTGGTATTGCTTTAATTCTGGCAGGAGGACTATTGCTTTTTAGTGAATTGAAGAAAAAAAATCAATAA
- a CDS encoding DUF4097 family beta strand repeat-containing protein, with the protein MIKVGRYTAALLLVLVGAALLMDQTRDTTYVEEIIQWWPFIIISFGIEYLLFQLKNNNDRDVKIDIKSVILSLIIVLALSGLTSGFPVSVLNQLEWVNYRSATENDMKFEKEAEMISFSENTNKLYIENLNGKIDIKPTDQQDFKFETTIYVSKMDQENAKKIVNESKLEWSEGNTLQVFAKGKEYYKFGLKYKPKINLVIHVPESRAIDIQLKMKNGSSIVTDVSVLNYLEVDTTNGDIHITNIDGKVIANTTNGNIEVYSIGGNTVLDTTNGNVFAKDIVGNFSADTTNGKIEGEMIDGKVEADTTNGSITLVEVYDEVTADTTNGGIKVKSQVVDGSWYLDTTNQSIEVILPENEDFTFRAESNAGGFSSDFPFYIDKKLMGGIVGTGEHKIAAYTSNGSVIVKKWDLEL; encoded by the coding sequence ATGATAAAGGTGGGTAGATATACAGCAGCCTTGTTGTTAGTACTTGTTGGGGCAGCATTGCTCATGGATCAAACAAGAGATACGACATATGTGGAAGAGATAATACAATGGTGGCCATTTATTATCATTTCTTTTGGAATAGAATACTTATTATTTCAATTGAAAAATAATAATGATAGAGATGTCAAAATAGATATAAAGTCTGTTATATTAAGTTTAATTATTGTGTTGGCCCTTTCTGGATTAACTTCAGGTTTTCCTGTATCTGTATTAAATCAATTGGAATGGGTTAATTATCGTTCTGCTACTGAAAATGATATGAAATTTGAAAAAGAAGCTGAAATGATATCTTTTTCCGAAAATACAAATAAATTATATATTGAAAATTTAAATGGAAAGATTGATATAAAACCTACTGATCAACAAGATTTCAAATTTGAAACAACGATATACGTCTCTAAAATGGATCAAGAAAATGCAAAAAAGATAGTAAATGAGTCCAAACTTGAGTGGAGTGAAGGGAATACTTTACAAGTATTTGCAAAGGGAAAAGAGTATTATAAATTTGGACTGAAATATAAACCTAAAATTAACTTAGTTATACATGTACCAGAATCAAGAGCAATTGATATTCAATTAAAAATGAAAAATGGTTCTTCTATAGTTACTGATGTTTCAGTACTTAATTATTTAGAAGTGGATACAACAAATGGAGACATTCATATTACTAACATAGATGGCAAGGTAATCGCTAATACTACAAATGGGAATATTGAGGTTTATTCCATAGGTGGTAATACAGTGCTTGATACAACAAATGGAAATGTTTTTGCTAAGGATATTGTTGGAAACTTCAGTGCTGATACTACAAATGGTAAAATAGAGGGAGAAATGATTGATGGAAAGGTTGAGGCTGATACAACAAATGGATCAATAACATTGGTTGAAGTATACGATGAAGTGACAGCGGATACAACAAATGGCGGAATTAAAGTGAAGTCTCAAGTTGTTGATGGAAGCTGGTATTTAGATACTACAAATCAAAGTATAGAGGTCATATTACCTGAAAATGAAGATTTTACTTTTAGAGCGGAGTCGAATGCAGGAGGGTTTTCTAGTGATTTTCCTTTTTATATCGATAAGAAGCTTATGGGAGGAATAGTTGGCACTGGTGAACATAAAATAGCTGCATATACTTCCAATGGTTCAGTTATTGTGAAAAAGTGGGATCTAGAGCTTTAA
- a CDS encoding Fur family transcriptional regulator, with protein sequence MTSQLEHALKQLKTSGVRMTPQRHAILTFMLNTDTHPSVDEIFKALGGQFPNMSVATIYNNLKVFLDAGLVRELTFGDGASRFDANVDEHYHAICDDCGKIVDFHSPPLYQIEEIASEKTGFIVKHHRMEVHGTCQQCSEA encoded by the coding sequence ATGACGTCCCAATTAGAACATGCCTTAAAGCAATTAAAAACTAGTGGTGTTCGTATGACACCGCAAAGACATGCGATCCTTACGTTTATGTTGAATACAGATACACATCCAAGTGTAGATGAGATTTTCAAAGCGCTTGGTGGACAGTTTCCTAATATGAGTGTTGCAACTATATATAATAATTTAAAAGTATTTTTAGATGCTGGTTTAGTACGTGAATTGACGTTTGGTGATGGTGCTAGCAGGTTTGATGCTAATGTAGATGAACATTATCATGCGATTTGTGATGATTGTGGTAAAATTGTTGATTTTCACTCTCCTCCTCTTTATCAAATTGAGGAAATTGCATCTGAAAAAACAGGATTTATTGTTAAACATCATAGAATGGAAGTGCATGGTACTTGTCAACAATGTAGTGAAGCATAA
- a CDS encoding glycosyl hydrolase family 18 protein encodes MNQFKISTKKKKRNILFRMILFSLLLSVIIFFSYVFYQSWLSGQPSSDRVMEDFNGLAQPIFYQNELQPHSALGNDKGLKVPLDFVKEHIDPNIRFEEDTGSVIITTDKQVIHFKTDQLSAMINENPYTLQFPIEIIDDTIYFPIYHLLEFYNLKVVESEETNAVLIWNAGDSIQWGNVVSQDQAEVSIPLRTEPTIKASILYDISINDKVMVLEEKPNGWYFVQLESGYRGYLEEQYILLDVLEIIPDQIKEKSTLVWNPLGEKINLTWEAVYNKKTDTSVIGNMPGLNVISPTWFHLLDESGNIENKADTEYVNWAHSQGYQVWALFSNNFDPDWTSAALSNYETRMNMIKQLVSYAELYDLQGINIDFENVYLKDKENLTQFVRELTPILHEQNLVVSIDVTIRGGSEMWSLFYDRKALGEVVDYMMVMTYDEHWASSPVAGSVASLPWVEKGIVDIINEDRVPAEKLLLGVPFYTRLWTEEVVDGNTSVSSKTLFMETALQMIEDKNLDVQYKEDVGQNYVEYKEGNATYKIWLEDVVSIKARSEIVKKYNLAGIASWRRGFETPDIWDAIDKTLNKRP; translated from the coding sequence TTGAATCAGTTTAAAATTTCAACTAAAAAGAAAAAACGTAACATACTATTTAGAATGATCTTATTTAGTTTATTATTGTCTGTTATTATATTTTTTTCATATGTGTTCTATCAAAGCTGGTTATCAGGACAACCTTCTTCTGATAGAGTTATGGAAGATTTTAATGGTTTAGCCCAACCTATTTTCTATCAGAATGAATTACAGCCTCATTCTGCTTTAGGCAATGATAAAGGATTAAAAGTTCCGCTGGATTTCGTCAAAGAACACATTGATCCAAACATTAGGTTTGAAGAAGATACTGGGTCAGTGATCATTACAACAGACAAACAAGTCATTCATTTCAAAACAGATCAGTTGAGTGCAATGATAAATGAAAATCCGTATACATTGCAATTTCCAATTGAGATTATTGACGATACGATCTATTTTCCAATCTATCATCTATTGGAGTTTTATAATTTAAAAGTAGTAGAGTCAGAGGAGACAAATGCAGTATTAATATGGAATGCGGGGGATTCGATTCAATGGGGGAATGTTGTTAGCCAAGATCAGGCAGAGGTAAGTATCCCTTTACGAACAGAACCTACTATAAAAGCATCTATTTTATATGATATTTCCATAAATGATAAGGTTATGGTTTTAGAAGAAAAACCAAATGGTTGGTATTTTGTGCAGCTGGAAAGTGGTTATAGAGGTTATTTGGAAGAACAATATATCTTACTAGATGTGCTTGAGATTATACCTGATCAAATAAAAGAAAAATCAACTTTAGTTTGGAACCCATTAGGAGAAAAAATTAATTTAACCTGGGAAGCCGTTTATAATAAAAAAACGGATACTTCTGTTATCGGTAATATGCCAGGTTTGAATGTAATAAGCCCAACATGGTTCCATCTTTTGGATGAGTCAGGGAACATTGAAAATAAAGCGGATACTGAATATGTAAATTGGGCACATTCACAAGGTTATCAAGTATGGGCTTTGTTCAGTAATAATTTTGATCCAGATTGGACAAGTGCCGCTTTATCCAATTATGAAACCCGTATGAATATGATCAAACAGCTTGTAAGTTATGCTGAATTATATGATTTACAAGGGATTAATATCGATTTTGAAAATGTATATTTAAAAGACAAAGAAAATCTTACTCAATTTGTGCGTGAACTTACACCTATTTTACATGAACAAAATCTTGTTGTTTCTATTGATGTGACCATTCGAGGTGGAAGTGAAATGTGGTCGTTATTTTATGACAGGAAAGCCTTGGGTGAAGTTGTAGACTATATGATGGTTATGACATATGATGAACATTGGGCTTCAAGTCCAGTTGCTGGATCGGTTGCATCCTTGCCATGGGTTGAAAAAGGTATCGTAGACATTATAAACGAGGATCGGGTACCTGCTGAGAAACTACTTTTAGGTGTACCTTTTTATACTCGTTTATGGACGGAAGAAGTGGTAGATGGTAATACATCTGTTTCATCAAAAACATTGTTTATGGAAACAGCACTTCAGATGATTGAGGATAAAAACTTAGATGTACAGTATAAAGAAGATGTAGGGCAAAATTATGTTGAATATAAAGAAGGAAATGCGACATATAAGATTTGGTTAGAAGATGTTGTTTCCATAAAAGCACGTTCTGAAATTGTGAAAAAGTATAATTTAGCAGGCATAGCTTCATGGAGAAGAGGTTTTGAAACACCAGATATTTGGGATGCTATCGACAAAACACTTAACAAAAGACCATAA